The genome window TGCGGTCGTCGATCTCCTGGGTCGTGACGCCCGGCACCACATAGGGCGTGATCATGTCCAGCGCGTCGGCCACCAGACGCCCGGCAATGCGCATGCCCTCGAAATCGTCGGGCTCGTGCAGGCGGATGGCGCTGGTGCGGACCAGGGTCTCGGTGTCCAGCTCGGGCGTTTCATACATGGTCGGGTCTCGGGCACGCTGGGACCAGCGTTTCGGGGGTGACATGGCGACCCTAGCACGAAATCTCAAGCCGTTTCAGGGTGCCGCGAAAGGGCAAGGGGGCGCGACCCCTTGCGGCCGGGCCAGGGCGGCGTAGGTGAGCGGCATGGAACACACATCCCCCACCGCCGCCGTCCTGATCATCGGCGATGAAATCCTGTCCGGGCGGACGGCGGACACCAATCTGAACACCATCGCCCGATTCCTGGCGGCACTGGGGATCGACCTGCTGGAGGCGCGCACCGTGGGTGACCGGCCGGGGCAGATCATCGAGGCGCTGAACGCGTTGAGGGCGGCTCACGACTACGTCTTCACCACCGGCGGCATCGGGCCGACGCACGATGACATCACAGCGGACTGCGTGGCCGAGGCCTTCGGTGTGGCCATCGGCGAACGGGACGATGCCCTCGCCATCCTGGAGCGGCGCTACGGCGATGAGTTGAACGAAGCGCGGCGGCGGATGGCGCGGATCCCCGACGGCGGGGTGCTCATCGCCAATCCGGTCACGGACGCACCCGGATTTCAGATCGGCAATGTCTTCGTCATGGCGGGCGTGCCCAGGATCATGACGGCGATGCTGGAGGACCTGGTGCCCCGGCTCCGGACCGGGGCTGTGGTCCATGCTCGGACGCTGAGAGTCACCGGCGTGGGCGAGGGGGCGATCGCGGCACCGCTGGCGGAGGCGGCCAGGGCCAGCCGCGACCTGTCGTTCGGCAGCTATCCGTTCGGGGCGGGCTCGGACGGGGAGGTCGGAACGAACCTGGTCGTGCGTGGCCGGGATGCGGCTGCGGTCGAGGCGGCGGTCGACGCCCTGGCGGCGGCGCTGGGCGCGGCCGGCATTTCGACGTCCCGCCAGGCCTGAAGACGGCGGGCCTTTCGCAAGGCCCGCCGTCGTCCGCTTGGCTGTGAGCGTCAGCCCTTGGCGACGTAGCCCTTGCCGCCGTTGGAGGGGCGACGGCCGCGGGGGCGGCGGCGGATTTCGCCGTCGGGACGGGTCTCGCCGACCGGGCGATTGGCAGAGGCGGCCGAGCGCGCGCGGTCGGCCGCGAGCGGGTCGAACGGCACGACGTTGACGATCGAACGGTCGCCATTGTGGCCCCGGTTCTGGTCGCGTCCGCTGCCGTCACGCGCGCCGTCCCGGTTCGGGGCACCCTTGCCGCGAACGCGATGCGGCTGGCCGCCGTGCTCTTTCTTGACGCCATCGCGCCGCGGATTGCGGTTGCGACCCTCGCCACGAGGGCGATCCTCGCGGTCGGGCATGGTGGCCTTGGTGCCGACGCCGGCGGCCATGATCGACTGGTCCAACAGGCCCAGCGACTTGTCGTTGCGCCGGTCTGTGGCGGGGATCTTCTGGCGGGTGACCTTCTCGATGTCCTTGAGCAGCTTCATCTCGTCGCCGGCGACGAAGCTGATGGCAGAACCATCGGCACCCGCGCGAGCCGTCCGGCCGATGCGGTGCACATAGGCTTCCGGCACGAAGGGCAGTTCGAAATTCACGACGTGCGAGACGCCGTCCACGTCGATGCCGCGGGCGGCGATGTCGGTGGCGACGAGCACGCGCAGCTTGCCTGCCTTGAAGGCGGCCAGGGTGCGCTCACGCTGGGGCTGGGACTTGTTGCCGTGGATCGCGCCGGCCTGGACGCCGCCGGCCTCCAGATAGGCCGCGACCTTGTCGGCACCGTGCTTGGTTTTGGTGAAGACCAGGCAGCGGGTGAAGTTGTCGTCAGCGAACATCTCGGTCAGCAGGGCGCGCTTCCGGCCCTGTTCGACGTGGATGACCGACTGGTTGATGCGCTCGACCGTGGTCGACTGCGGCGTCACCTGGACCTTGACGGGCTCCTTCAGAAGTTCGCCGGCCAGCTTGCCGATCTCGGTCGGCATGGTGGCCGAGAAGAACAGGTTCTGGCGCTTGGCCGGGATGCGGCTGACGATCTGACGGATCGGCTTGACGAAGCCCAGGTCCAGCATCTGGTCGGCCTCGTCGAGGACGAAGATCTCGGTCGAGGACAGGTCCAGGGTCTTCTGCTGCATGTGATCCAGCAGACGGCCGGGCGTGGCGACCAGGACGTCGAGGCCAGCCTGGATGGCCCGTTCCTGCGGGCCATATTTCACGCCGCCGAACACGACCGCGACCTTGAAGCCGAGGTGGCGTCCATAGGCCTTGAAGCTGTCGGCGATCTGGCTGGCCAGTTCGCGCGTCGGCGACAGGATCAGGCAGCGCGTGGTGCGCGGCAGGGGGGCGACGCGGTTCTCGGCCAGGCGATGCAGGATCGGCAGGGCGAAGGCTGCGGTCTTGCCGGTGCCGGTCTGGGCGATGCCTAAAAGGTCCTTGCCGAGCATGACCGAGGGAATGGCCTGGGCCTGGATGGGCGTGGGGACGGTGTAGCCCTCGGTGGTGAGGGCCTGCAGCAGGGCCTTGTTCAGGCCGAAGGATTCGAAGGTGGTGGTCAAGGTAGGCGTTCTTTCGCGTGCGGCGACGCGCATCGGCCGGGCATTGACGCCAAAGGACCGCGCGCCGCCAATCCCGACGGATCGCCAGTGTGGCAATCGCGGGCTTGATCGGGCGCCGCCCCGCGTGTCCGGGCAGCGAATGAATCTTGAGGGCCGGCCGCTTCTACAGTCAGGTCTTCGCTTGGGAGGAAGACCCACACGCGCTGGAGCGCACCGGGGATCGCCAGAGTGCGACGGGGCGGCAGATGGGCCGTTGTTGCGGCAAAGTCAAGGCGAGGCTCAGATCAGGCTGACCGCCAGGTTCACCGCCAGGGCCACCAGAACGGTGTTGAACACAAAGGCGGTCACGCTGTGGACCGTGGACAGGCGGCGGATGCGCTGTTCGGAAATCTGGATGTCGGCGGTCTGGCTGGCGACACCGATCACCAGCGAAAAATGCAGGAAGTCCCAATAATCAGGCTCCGCTCCGCCTGGAAAGATCAGGCCGCCGGTGTCCGCGTTCGCTTCGTCCGGCGCATAGAAGCGGTGGGCATAGTGCAGGCCGAAGATGACGTGGACGAACAGCCACGACAGGGCCTCCGTGCCGAGGATCAGGGCGGCGGCGGTGGCCGGGTTCTCGCCGCTGGCCGAGGCGGCTTCGGAGACCACGACCACGACGCTGGCCATGGCGGCGAGCAGGCTGAGCGGCAGGATGGCGGTGCCGCCCTCGTCCAGGTCGGCGGCGCGCTGGCGGATGGCATCGACCGATCGGGCCCGCGCCATCCTGATGAAGGTCAGCATCAGGAACAGGGCCACGCCCGCATCCCAGCCGCTGGCCAGGCGCACCGTCCAGCGCCATTCCGGCGGAGACGCCAGGGCGACCACGAAGGCGAGCAGGAGTCCGGTCAGCAGGTGGCCATGGAGCCGGAACAGCCGTGGCCCGGACTTCGCCACGGGAGGCGGCGCGGCGGGCTTCGACGGCTTTCGGGGCATCAGGTTCCGGGCTGGATATAGGGGATGGCGGCGAACAGGCGGCGTTCGCCACCGCGCGGATCGTCCTCCATCCGGGCCGGCTCGTCCATGATCATCGTCTGGCGGCGCGTGAGGTCATAGGGGGTCCAGGCCGGCAGGCCGGGGTGGTTGGGATCCCCGTCGCGGGCCAGTGCGGCGAAGGCCTGCGACAGGCGGTCGGCCATCCCCTGTGCCTGCGGACCTTGGGCGCGGCTGCCGGTCGCCATGACGTTGTCGAGCGCCAGCGGGATGTCGTCGGTGTGCATGGCCCCGCGACGCCCGCCGTCGATGGGGGACGTCCAGTCCAGCTGATAGACGAAGGCGGGCGACCCCGATGCCGCGCGGGCCTCCGCCTCGATGATCGCCCCGCGCCACGAGCGCGCGGCGGTGGTGGCGGCGAAGAAGACGTCGGACGGCGTGTAGGCCGGATACATCCGGCGGTAGGCGGCGATGACCGGCTCGGGCGCGACGTCGATGCGGAACTCGCGGTTGGTCATCTTTCCGGGCAGGTCGTCCCAGGTCAGGCTGAAGTTCGCGGGATCGCCGCCCAGGAAGGCCTTGGTCTCGTCGTGGGTATTGCCGATGATCATCGGGATGTGGGCCGACTGGGCAGGGGCGTCGGGATAGAAGGGATGGCGTCGCAGGCTGCGGTCATCCAGCACCGGGCCGAAATAAAGGCCGCCGAAGCCCAGCACGGGGTCGGTCGCCTCGGTCGCCTTCAGAATGTCCGCGACCGGCAGGGTCGCGGCCTCGGCGGCGCGGTCTCTCGGCAGGCCCAGGGCGTCGAGGAAGACCTCGGCCCGTCGTGTGGCATTCCAGGGGCCCGAGGCGGTGACCTGCTGGCCGCTCATGGTGGCGGCGCGGTGGAACAGGCCCGCCGCGGCCGGGGTGGCCATCATCGTCGCGATCTTGGCCCCGCCGCCCGACTGGCCAAAAACCATGACGCGGCCGGGATCGCCGCCGAAGGCCGCGATGTTGTCGCGCACCCATTGCAGCGCCAGGATCAGGTCCAGCTGCCCGGCATTGCCGCTGTCGAGGAAGGGCGCGCCGGCGATCCGCGCCAGATAGGCATAGCCCAAAGGCCCCAGCCGGTGGTTGACGGTAACGGCGACCACGTCGTTGCGTCGGGCCAGTCGCGTGCCGTCGTAGAGCGGGCTGGACCCCGATCCGCTCGAATAGGCTCCGCCGTGGATATAGACCATCACGGGTCGACGCCCGGCGTCCAGGCCCGGCGACCAGATATTGAGGAACAGGCAATCCTCGGCCTGGTTCGGCTCGGAACCGCCCTGCGGACTGGCCGGGCCGTAGTTGAAGGCTTCGACCGGGCTGGTCCAGGGCGTGGGTGGCGCGGGCGGCTGGAACCGGCGTGGCGCGGTGTCGGCCCCGTAGCGTATGCCCTTGAAGACAGTCACGCCCGCATCCCGCTGGCCCCGCACCGGGCCGTGGGTGGTGGCGACGACCGGATGGATTCCCTGCGCCCGGGCGGACGGGGTCAGGAACGGCAGGGCAAGTCCTGTCACCAGGACGGAGCGTCGGTCTGGGGCAGGTCTGCGATCCACGGCGGCTTCCTTCGGACTTTTCGCCAGACTAGGCCTGTGCTCCTGGCATTGTCACCGGTGTCATCTCCGGATGGGCTTGCAGGTCCGGCCTGGCCCCGCTCTAGTGCGATCACGCATTGTTACGAGCCACCTCCCCGCCTGGCTCGCGCTGGAGAAATCGCATGACCCACAACGACCGTGCCGGCCTGTCGGTCGATCGACAGCTGTCGGCCTTTCTGGAAGACGAGGTGCTGCCGGGGCTGGGCATGGCGGCGGACGCCTTCTGGGTCGGCGTGGCCGGGGTGTTCGCGCGGTTTGCGCCGCAGAACCGCGCCCTGCTGGCGCGGCGGGACGAGCTGCAGGCCCGGATCGATGCCTGGCACGAGGCGAGAAAGGGTCAGCCGCACGATCCCGTGGCAACCGAATCCTTCCTGCGTGAGATCGGATATCTGGTCGAGGAACCCGCGCCGTTCCAGATCACGACGCGGAATGTGGACCCTGAGCTGGCCACCTTGGCCGGGCCGCAGCTGGTCGTGCCGATCCTGAATGCGCGGTTCCTGCTGAACGCCGCAAACGCGCGTTGGGGCAGTCTGTACGACGCGCTGTATGGCACCGACGCGCTTGGGGACCTGCCCCCGGGTGGGGGTTACGACACCGCGCGCGGGGCGCGGGTCGTGGCGCGGGCCCGGGCGTTCCTGGACGAGGCGGTGCCGCTGGAAACCGGGTCCTGGGCCGATGCGGACGAGCACTTCGCCCACGCCATCGCCCTGAAACATCAGGACCAGTTCGTCGGCAGGACGGAGCGCGGGGTCCTGTATCGCAACAATGGCCTGCACATCGAGGTCGTCTTCGACCGGAACCATCCGATCGGGGCGACCGACCCGGCCGGGATCGCGGACGTGATCCTGGAATCGGCCCTGTCGACCATCTGCGACCTGGAAGACTCTGTCGCCGCCGTGGACGCCGAGGACAAGGTCGCGGCCTATCGCAACTGGCTGGGGCTGATGAAGGGCGACCTGAAAGCCAGTTTCCAGAAGGGCGGCAAGACGCTGGAACGGACGCTGGCCCCCGATCTGACCTATGTCGCCGACGACGGATCGAGCCGGACGCTCAAGGGGCGATCGTTGCTCTTTGTGCGGAATGTCGGGCACCTGATGACCAATCCGGCGATCCTCCTGCCGGACGGGTCGGAGGCACCCGAGGGCATACTGGACGCCATCGTGACCTCGCTGATCGCCCTGTACGATCTGAAGGGGCCCGTTTCGGGAAAGAGGAGTGCCTTCACCAACTCGGCGGCGGGGTCGGTCTATATCGTCAAGCCGAAGATGCATGGGCCGGATGAGGCGGCCTTCACCAACGCCCTGTTCGACGCGGTCGAGGATCTGCTGGGACTGGCGCGGCACACGATCAAGGTCGGGGTGATGGACGAGGAGCGCCGCACCAGCGCCAATCTGGCGGCCTGTATCCACGCGGTGAAGGACCGGATCGTCTTCATCAACACGGGCTTTCTCGACCGCACCGGGGACGAGATCCACACGGCGATGCAGGCCGGGCCGATGGTGCGCAAGGCCGACATCAAGGCCTCGAAATGGATCGCGGCGTATGAGGCGCGGAACGTCGCCATCGGTCTGGCGTGCGGCCTGTCGGGCCGGGCGCAGATCGGCAAGGGGATGTGGGCAGCGCCCGACCGGATGGCCGACATGCTGGAGCAGAAGATCGGCCATCCGCGGACCGGGGCGAACACGGCCTGGACGCCGTCGCCGACCGCCGCGACCCTGCATGCGCTGCACTATCACGCCGTCGATGTGTTCGCGGTGCAGAAGGCGGTCGCGCAACGGCCGGTACCGGGGCTGGTGGACCTGCTGACGCCGCCGCTGGCGAACGGAGCCAACGGGTCGGAGCAGGAGGTCGCCGACGAGCTGGACAACAACGCCCAAGGCATCCTGGGCTATGTCGTGCGCTGGATCGACCAGGGCGTGGGCTGTTCCAAGGTGCCGGACATCCACGACATCGGGCTGATGGAGGACCGGGCGACGCTGCGGATCAGTTCGCAGCATATCGCCAACTGGCTGCAGCACGGGGTCTGCTCGGCGGGGCAGGTCGAGGCGGCCTTCCTGCGGATGGCGGCGAAGGTCGACGGGCAGAATGCGGGCGATCCGCTGTATCGTCCGATGGCGGATGATCCGGAAGGGTCGCTGGCCTTTCAGGCGGCGCGGGCCCTGGTGTTCGAGGGGCTGAGCCAGCCGAACGGCTATACCGAGCCGCTGCTGCATGCCTGGCGCCAGCGGGCCAAGGCGGCTCAGACCCCGGCGTCGTAGGCCACGCCCGTCAGATAGAGGCCGTCGGCGGGCGAGACGGGGCCGCAGGCGGTACGGTCCCGGGCGTCCAGCGCCGTCTTGACGTCCTCAGGTGCCCAGCGGCCGAGACCCACCTCGACCAGGGTGCCGGTCATCGAGCGGACCTGGCGGTGGAGGAAGGAGCGGGCCTCGAACACCAGATGGACCTCCTGTCCCACCGCAGTGACGCGGGCGATGTCGAGGGTCTTCTCGGGTGACTTCGACTGGCAGGCCAGGTCGCGGAAGGTGGTGAAGTCGTGGTGGCCGATCAGGTGGTCGGCGCCCGCCTGCATGGCCGCGACGTCGAGGGGGCGGCGGACGTGCCAGACCTTGCCCCGCTCCAGCGCCGGGCGGCCGGGGCGGTTCAGGATGCGGTAGAGATAGCGCCGCCCGGTGGCCGAGAAGCGGGCGTGCCAGTCGTCGGGCACGGCCTGGCAGTCCAGCACGGCCACGCCCTCCTTCACCATATGGGCGTTCAGGGCGTTCATGACGGTGGCGGCGGGCCAGTCCCGATCGAGATCGACGTGGGCGACCTGGCCGGTGGCGTGGACGCCCGAGTCGGTGCGGCCGGCGGCGGCGATGCGGACGGTCTGGCCGCAGAAGGCCGTGACCGCAGCCTCGACCACGCCCTGGACCGTCGGCAGGCCGTCCTGGGCCTGGAAGCCTGCATAGGGGCCGCCGTCGTACTCCAGCGTCAGCCGATAGCGCGGCATCAGCCCAGCACGGTCCCGACGGGCAGGGGGAAGCCCCGCAGGAAGTCGGCCGGATCCTGCGCCGCCTTGCCCTCGCGCTGGACGCGGAGCAGGCGCACGGCGCCGTCACCGGTCCCGATCAGCAGCGCCCCGTCGAGGACCTCGCCCGGCGCGCCCGCGCCCTTCAGGCTGGGCATGGACATCAGGGCCTTGACCCGGACGGGGCCGTCCGGACCGGGGGCCTCGAACCAGGCGCCGGGGAAGGGGGACAGGCCCCGGATGTGGCAATCCAGTCCGGCGGCGGGGCGGGTCCAGTCGATGCGGGCCTCGGCCGGGGTGATCTTCCGGGCATAGGTCGCCTCGCCGACCTGTTCCGTCTCGGTGACGCCGCCGCGTTCGATGGCGGCCAGGGCGCGGGTCCACAGGGTGGCCCCCGTCGTGGCCATGCGGTCCGACAGGGTGGCGGCCGTGTCGTCGGGGGCGATGGGCAGGACCTCGCTGAGCAGGATGGCCCCCTCGTCGAGGCCCTCCGACATCCGCATGATCTGGACCCCGGTCTGGCGGTCCCCGGCCATGATGGCCCGCTGGATCGGCGCGGCCCCCCGCCAGCGCGGCAACAGCGAGCCGTGCAGGTTGAAACAGCCCAGCCGGGGCGCCGACAGCACCTCTGCCTTCAGGATCTGGCCATAGGCGACGACGCAGGCGGCATCGAGATCCAGGCTCGCGAACGTCTCGATGGCGTCGGCGGCCTTCATCGAGGCGGGGGTAAAGACCGGCAGCCCCATGGCCTCGGCAAAGGCGTGGACCGGCGAGGGCGTCAGCTTCTGACCCCGGCCCTTCGGCCGAGGCGGCTGGCTGTAGACGGCCACGACCTCATGGCCACTGGCGATTAGCTCGGCCAGGGACGGCACGGCGAAGTCGGGGGTACCCATGAAGGCGAGGCGCATGGCCTGTCTCTAGTCGCGCATCCCCTTCGGCGCCAGTCGGTCAGGTGTCCGGTCGAGGGCGGAGGCCCCCCTCACGGATCGCCGGAAAAATTTTCGTCGGCACCATGCAGACCGTGCAGACCGTCCAGTTGGGGCGGGCCGAGGCGGGCGGAGAGGGCTTCGGACAGCACGGTGCTGGACGCCACATAGGCATCGGCCTCGCGCTGGTTCAGGATGCGGCGCTCGGCCTGTTTGGCCTCC of Brevundimonas subvibrioides contains these proteins:
- a CDS encoding competence/damage-inducible protein A, translated to MEHTSPTAAVLIIGDEILSGRTADTNLNTIARFLAALGIDLLEARTVGDRPGQIIEALNALRAAHDYVFTTGGIGPTHDDITADCVAEAFGVAIGERDDALAILERRYGDELNEARRRMARIPDGGVLIANPVTDAPGFQIGNVFVMAGVPRIMTAMLEDLVPRLRTGAVVHARTLRVTGVGEGAIAAPLAEAARASRDLSFGSYPFGAGSDGEVGTNLVVRGRDAAAVEAAVDALAAALGAAGISTSRQA
- a CDS encoding DEAD/DEAH box helicase: MTTTFESFGLNKALLQALTTEGYTVPTPIQAQAIPSVMLGKDLLGIAQTGTGKTAAFALPILHRLAENRVAPLPRTTRCLILSPTRELASQIADSFKAYGRHLGFKVAVVFGGVKYGPQERAIQAGLDVLVATPGRLLDHMQQKTLDLSSTEIFVLDEADQMLDLGFVKPIRQIVSRIPAKRQNLFFSATMPTEIGKLAGELLKEPVKVQVTPQSTTVERINQSVIHVEQGRKRALLTEMFADDNFTRCLVFTKTKHGADKVAAYLEAGGVQAGAIHGNKSQPQRERTLAAFKAGKLRVLVATDIAARGIDVDGVSHVVNFELPFVPEAYVHRIGRTARAGADGSAISFVAGDEMKLLKDIEKVTRQKIPATDRRNDKSLGLLDQSIMAAGVGTKATMPDREDRPRGEGRNRNPRRDGVKKEHGGQPHRVRGKGAPNRDGARDGSGRDQNRGHNGDRSIVNVVPFDPLAADRARSAASANRPVGETRPDGEIRRRPRGRRPSNGGKGYVAKG
- a CDS encoding DUF1345 domain-containing protein; the protein is MPRKPSKPAAPPPVAKSGPRLFRLHGHLLTGLLLAFVVALASPPEWRWTVRLASGWDAGVALFLMLTFIRMARARSVDAIRQRAADLDEGGTAILPLSLLAAMASVVVVVSEAASASGENPATAAALILGTEALSWLFVHVIFGLHYAHRFYAPDEANADTGGLIFPGGAEPDYWDFLHFSLVIGVASQTADIQISEQRIRRLSTVHSVTAFVFNTVLVALAVNLAVSLI
- a CDS encoding carboxylesterase/lipase family protein — translated: MTGLALPFLTPSARAQGIHPVVATTHGPVRGQRDAGVTVFKGIRYGADTAPRRFQPPAPPTPWTSPVEAFNYGPASPQGGSEPNQAEDCLFLNIWSPGLDAGRRPVMVYIHGGAYSSGSGSSPLYDGTRLARRNDVVAVTVNHRLGPLGYAYLARIAGAPFLDSGNAGQLDLILALQWVRDNIAAFGGDPGRVMVFGQSGGGAKIATMMATPAAAGLFHRAATMSGQQVTASGPWNATRRAEVFLDALGLPRDRAAEAATLPVADILKATEATDPVLGFGGLYFGPVLDDRSLRRHPFYPDAPAQSAHIPMIIGNTHDETKAFLGGDPANFSLTWDDLPGKMTNREFRIDVAPEPVIAAYRRMYPAYTPSDVFFAATTAARSWRGAIIEAEARAASGSPAFVYQLDWTSPIDGGRRGAMHTDDIPLALDNVMATGSRAQGPQAQGMADRLSQAFAALARDGDPNHPGLPAWTPYDLTRRQTMIMDEPARMEDDPRGGERRLFAAIPYIQPGT
- a CDS encoding malate synthase G, with protein sequence MTHNDRAGLSVDRQLSAFLEDEVLPGLGMAADAFWVGVAGVFARFAPQNRALLARRDELQARIDAWHEARKGQPHDPVATESFLREIGYLVEEPAPFQITTRNVDPELATLAGPQLVVPILNARFLLNAANARWGSLYDALYGTDALGDLPPGGGYDTARGARVVARARAFLDEAVPLETGSWADADEHFAHAIALKHQDQFVGRTERGVLYRNNGLHIEVVFDRNHPIGATDPAGIADVILESALSTICDLEDSVAAVDAEDKVAAYRNWLGLMKGDLKASFQKGGKTLERTLAPDLTYVADDGSSRTLKGRSLLFVRNVGHLMTNPAILLPDGSEAPEGILDAIVTSLIALYDLKGPVSGKRSAFTNSAAGSVYIVKPKMHGPDEAAFTNALFDAVEDLLGLARHTIKVGVMDEERRTSANLAACIHAVKDRIVFINTGFLDRTGDEIHTAMQAGPMVRKADIKASKWIAAYEARNVAIGLACGLSGRAQIGKGMWAAPDRMADMLEQKIGHPRTGANTAWTPSPTAATLHALHYHAVDVFAVQKAVAQRPVPGLVDLLTPPLANGANGSEQEVADELDNNAQGILGYVVRWIDQGVGCSKVPDIHDIGLMEDRATLRISSQHIANWLQHGVCSAGQVEAAFLRMAAKVDGQNAGDPLYRPMADDPEGSLAFQAARALVFEGLSQPNGYTEPLLHAWRQRAKAAQTPAS
- the truA gene encoding tRNA pseudouridine(38-40) synthase TruA, which translates into the protein MPRYRLTLEYDGGPYAGFQAQDGLPTVQGVVEAAVTAFCGQTVRIAAAGRTDSGVHATGQVAHVDLDRDWPAATVMNALNAHMVKEGVAVLDCQAVPDDWHARFSATGRRYLYRILNRPGRPALERGKVWHVRRPLDVAAMQAGADHLIGHHDFTTFRDLACQSKSPEKTLDIARVTAVGQEVHLVFEARSFLHRQVRSMTGTLVEVGLGRWAPEDVKTALDARDRTACGPVSPADGLYLTGVAYDAGV
- the fmt gene encoding methionyl-tRNA formyltransferase, with the translated sequence MRLAFMGTPDFAVPSLAELIASGHEVVAVYSQPPRPKGRGQKLTPSPVHAFAEAMGLPVFTPASMKAADAIETFASLDLDAACVVAYGQILKAEVLSAPRLGCFNLHGSLLPRWRGAAPIQRAIMAGDRQTGVQIMRMSEGLDEGAILLSEVLPIAPDDTAATLSDRMATTGATLWTRALAAIERGGVTETEQVGEATYARKITPAEARIDWTRPAAGLDCHIRGLSPFPGAWFEAPGPDGPVRVKALMSMPSLKGAGAPGEVLDGALLIGTGDGAVRLLRVQREGKAAQDPADFLRGFPLPVGTVLG